A region from the Pirellulales bacterium genome encodes:
- a CDS encoding AAA family ATPase, translating into MYESFFQLSRRPFAAAPQIEQFFPARAIEAARRTLVRCIDRAEGVGVLIGPSGTGKTLVGQLLRHQFGEAYEVALLGTTRIDSPRALLQAILFELQLPCRGLDDGDLRLALVDHLTHAATRRDGMLLIADEAHTLPARVLEEIRLITNVTVGGQPRVRFVMAGSPLLEEHLASPKLESFSQRTAARCYLESLDRRETFEYVRAQLTKAGVGAQQIFSEPALEGIYRATDGVPRLINQVCDHALVLACAGGIKRLGEREVEEAWADLQQLPTPWSAAAPATHGDAVIEFGQLDDDVDLTSDAPHIGLRLAPVQDESELDLESDRDELARFDGAATLDDAEELDTAVAFDRTAPLDPEQQLDALEDRLASLEIGEPPRRATSVEVAHSTNPFAERFDQEEVIVDRFPSAHAAVWDQMPHVYSAEGRVLAALLEPYVQTAKPIEPPAPVAWADTDNDNLIIIEEDDPVLLSAARPTSDRVYRQEYSQLFAKLRRG; encoded by the coding sequence ATGTACGAATCTTTTTTCCAGCTATCGCGTCGCCCGTTCGCGGCCGCGCCCCAAATCGAGCAATTCTTCCCGGCCCGCGCCATCGAGGCCGCCCGCCGCACGTTGGTGCGTTGCATCGACCGTGCCGAAGGGGTGGGCGTGCTGATCGGGCCGTCGGGAACGGGCAAAACGCTCGTTGGCCAGTTGCTGCGACATCAGTTCGGCGAAGCCTACGAAGTGGCCCTGTTGGGAACCACGCGCATTGATTCGCCGCGCGCTCTGCTGCAGGCGATTTTGTTCGAGCTGCAATTGCCCTGCCGTGGTCTGGACGATGGCGATCTGCGATTGGCGCTCGTGGATCATTTGACGCACGCCGCGACGCGGCGCGACGGCATGCTGCTGATCGCCGACGAGGCCCACACGCTGCCGGCCCGCGTGCTGGAAGAAATCCGGCTGATCACGAATGTCACCGTCGGCGGGCAGCCGCGGGTGCGCTTCGTCATGGCCGGCAGCCCGCTTTTGGAAGAGCACCTGGCCAGCCCGAAGTTGGAATCGTTCAGCCAGCGCACCGCCGCGCGTTGTTACCTGGAATCGCTCGATCGTCGCGAGACATTCGAATACGTTCGCGCGCAACTGACCAAAGCCGGAGTCGGCGCGCAGCAGATTTTTTCCGAGCCCGCCCTGGAGGGTATCTACCGCGCGACGGACGGCGTGCCGCGGTTGATCAACCAGGTGTGCGATCACGCCTTGGTGCTGGCCTGCGCCGGCGGCATCAAGCGATTGGGAGAACGCGAAGTCGAAGAAGCTTGGGCCGATCTGCAGCAGTTGCCTACCCCCTGGAGCGCCGCCGCGCCCGCCACGCATGGAGACGCTGTGATCGAGTTCGGGCAGTTGGACGACGATGTCGATCTAACTTCGGATGCTCCGCACATCGGCCTGCGGCTGGCGCCGGTGCAGGACGAATCCGAACTCGACCTTGAATCCGATCGAGACGAGCTAGCGCGGTTCGACGGTGCCGCTACGCTCGACGATGCTGAGGAATTGGATACTGCGGTCGCGTTCGATCGAACAGCGCCGCTAGATCCGGAGCAGCAGCTCGACGCCCTGGAAGATCGCCTGGCGTCGCTGGAAATAGGCGAGCCGCCGCGTCGCGCGACCAGCGTCGAAGTGGCCCATTCGACCAACCCATTCGCCGAGCGGTTCGACCAGGAGGAAGTGATCGTCGATCGGTTCCCTTCGGCGCATGCGGCGGTATGGGATCAAATGCCACACGTTTACTCTGCCGAGGGACGCGTGTTGGCAGCGCTATTAGAGCCGTACGTACAAACGGCCAAACCCATCGAACCTCCGGCCCCCGTGGCCTGGGCCGATACTGACAACGACAACCTGATCATCATCGAAGAAGACGATCCAGTGCTGCTCTCGGCCGCACGTCCGACGTCGGATCGCGTGTATCGGCAGGAATACTCGCAACTGTTCGCCAAGCTACGGCGCGGATAG